A genomic region of Palaemon carinicauda isolate YSFRI2023 chromosome 22, ASM3689809v2, whole genome shotgun sequence contains the following coding sequences:
- the LOC137615851 gene encoding zinc finger BED domain-containing protein 5-like, which yields MDLWLKTGSLTKKKTEFQNNNQDSTGLKEERNDANSATQIKLLEAGADVMDEGNTADTNQSSTDASVTTVGHKQTHQETAKKKCKYCNDYLKLGIFWQGNSEDPIPQCVLCYETLANEAMKPSNLRRHFESRHKEYVGKPIEFFQRKCNELDIHRKKEASSFFISGENAKDTESSYKVSLLISKTGKAHSIGKTLVKPAAKIMTEIMLGEKASKEIKKIPLSNDTVKKRITSMAENVKVQLVSQLQQSLYFSLQLDESTDIGNEANLLCFVRYIYCGEVHDEFLFCRPLPTNTTGEAIFNVGNDFIVQNEHSWSRCVGISTDGATAMTDKLRGLVSRVKSIVPQVKAAHCCIHREQLAVKHMLTCLKTVLEEAEKIVNFIKGKALNTRLFIVLCEEMGSEYTKLLYHTEVRWLTRGKVLSRLFELREEVQIFLYERHDLYNRMHDT from the coding sequence ATGGATCTGTGGCTCAAGACAGGCTCACTtacaaagaaaaaaactgaattccAGAACAACAACCAAGACAGCACTGGCCTTAAAGAAGAAAGAAACGATGCTAACAGTGCAACTCAGATCAAGCTACTGGAGGCAGGCGCAGATGTCATGGACGAAGGGAACACTGCTGACACAAACCAAAGCAGTACAGATGCCTCGGTTACCACTGTAGGGCACAAGCAAACACACCAAGAAACAGCCAAAAAGAAGTGTAAATACTGCAATGATTACTTGAAACTTGGAATTTTTTGGCAAGGCAACAGTGAGGATCCTATCCCACAGTGTGTTTTGTGCTATGAAACATTAGCTAATGAGGCTATGAAACCCTCAAATCTCAGAAGACATTTCGAGTCCAGACataaggaatatgtgggaaaacccatagaattttttcaaagaaaatgtaatgaacttgatattcacagaaaaaaggaagcttcatctttttttatatctGGAGAAAATGCAAAGGACACTGAATCTTCATACAAAGtgtcattattaatttcaaaaacaGGAAAGGCGCATTCCATAGGCAAGACTTTGGTCAAACCAGCAGCTAAGATAATGACAGAGATCATGCTTGGAGAAAAGgctagtaaagaaataaaaaagatacctTTGTCCAACGACACTGTCAAGAAAAGGATAACGTCAATGGCTGAAAATGTGAAAGTTCAGCTGGTATCACAATTACAGCAGAGTCTGTATTTTTCACTACAGCTGGACGAGTCCACAGATATAGGGAACGAGGCAAATCTTTTGTGCTTTGTTAGGTATATTTACTGTGGGGAAGTACATGATGAATTTCTTTTCTGTCGTCCTCTTCCTACAAACACAACAGGAGAGGCTATCTTTAATGTAGGTAACGATTTTATTGTCCAAAATGAACACTCCTGGTCGCGATGTGTTGGAATCAGCACAGATGGTGCAACTGCGATGACTGATAAACTAAGGGGCCTAGTGAGTCGGGTAAAAAGCATTGTACCACAGGTAAAGGCAGCACATTGTTGCATTCACCGTGAACAACTTGCTGTGAAACATATGCTTACCTGTCTTAAAACAGTTCTGGAAGAGGCAGAAAAAATTGTCAATTTCATCAAAGGGAAAGCACTGAACACCCGCTTATTCATAGTTCTGTGTGAAGAGATGGGAAGCGAATACACAAAACTCCTTTACCATACAGAGGTTCGCTGGCTGACACGGGGAAAAGTTCTTTCCCGTCTCTTTGAACTTCGTGAGGAAGTGCAAATTTTCTTGTATGAACGTCATGACCTCTATAATCGAATGCATGACACCTAG